A genomic window from Neoarius graeffei isolate fNeoGra1 chromosome 5, fNeoGra1.pri, whole genome shotgun sequence includes:
- the LOC132886278 gene encoding paraneoplastic antigen Ma1 homolog, translating to MDLSQAVEWSREENVELCHAILLSRVPLEATDDVVSCVLSTVKVLGRTRIHGRRGDKTGRHLYILVETSVELDQSSVPPEVGIVGEAGPWAVHVVSSLLPASPVLESDGFEAKLFSLLQQEGKSMGDVKAVLGTQPPKPDVSMDLVNAIGQLVDRCNQASVDVPGYRKLRLFSGLRPVPPGEEEYEAWMEQATQMITEWQCSDAAKRQRIVESLRGPAADIVRFLKVSSPSATATDYLTALDTTYGSTESGADLMASFRHTFQEDGEKLSAFLYRLDKLLHRALLRGGIEAAGLNRARLEQLFKGALTTDIVALRVRLLHTLQAPPSFSQLMRNVREEEHWVSARESAKVSVASSTFCQVPVTAAVALPHVPVTPLASEVDSLRKEVKELTSLVTKLLTATTVAPENPQVSQFGVSHSTETTAPAVPTRAVSSNLPKSTTSSSVPAIFCYKCGEDGHTKRECTRPENLRVVNQKLLKRVTQQGNFPGAQ from the coding sequence ATGGACCTTAGTCAGGCTGTTGAGTGGAGCCGTGAGGAGAATGTGGAGTTGTgtcatgccattttacttagcagAGTGCCATTGGAGGCCACTGATGATGTGGTTAGCTGTGTGCTCAGCACAGTTAAGGTTCTGGGTAGGACCCGGATACACGGTCGCCGTGGTGACAAGACTGGTAGGCACCTGTACATTTTAGTCGAGACTTCTGTTGAGTTGGATCAGAGCTCTGTCCCTCCTGAAGTGGGAATTGTAGGTGAGGCAGGTCCATGGGCTGTTCATGTAGTGAGTAGTTTGCTGCCTGCTAGTCCTGTTCTTGAAAGTGATGGATTCGAAGCCAAGCTATTTTCATTATTACAGCAGGAAGGCAAGTCTATGGGTGATGTGAAGGCTGTTTTGGGCACGCAGCCTCCTAAACCTGATGTCAGCATGGATCTTGTGAATGCCATAGGCCAGCTCGTTGATCGCTGTAACCAGGCATCTGTTGATGTGCCTGGCTATAGAAAACTGAGGCTGTTTTCCGGTTTACGGCCCGTTCCCCCAGGCGAGGAAGAATATGAGGCCTGGATGGAGCAGGCTACTCAGATGATTACTGAGTGGCAGTGCAGTGATGCTGCTAAGCGACAGCGCATTGTTGAGAGTTTGCGTGGGCCTGCTGCGGATATAGTAAGGTTTTTGAAAGTCAGTAGCCCATCTGCTACTGCTACTGATTACTTAACCGCTCTTGACACTACTTATGGATCGACTGAGAGTGGGGCAGACCTTATGGCATCGTTTCGCCATACTTTTCAAGAAGATGGTGAGAAACTTTCTGCTTTCTTGTATCGCTTGGACAAGCTTCTCCACCGTGCTCTTTTGAGAGGAGGGATTGAAGCTGCAGGCCTGAATCGTGCACGTCTGGAGCAGTTGTTCAAGGGTGCTCTCACCACTGACATTGTGGCTTTACGTGTGCGACTTCTGCACACTTTGCAAGCTCCGCCTTCTTTTTCCCAGTTAATGCGAAATGTGAGAGAGGAAGAGCACTGGGTAAGTGCAAGGGAGAGTGCAAAGGTTTCTGTGGCCTCATCAACATTTTGCCAGGTTCCTGTGACTGCTGCTGTCGCTCTTCCTCATGTGCCTGTTACTCCCCTGGCGTCTGAGGTTGACAGTCTGAGGAAAGAGGTCAAGGAGCTGACGTCTTTAGTaactaaacttttgactgctactaccGTGGCtcctgaaaatcctcaagtctcacAGTTTGGTGTAAGCCACAGCACAGAAACCACAGCCCCAGCTGTTCCCACAAGGGCTGTTTCTTCGAACCTGCCGAAGTCTACGACATCCTCTTCTGTTCCTGCCATTTTTTGTTACAAGTGTGGAGAAGACGGCCACACCAAGCGAGAGTGCACACGTCCTGAGAACTTGAGGGTAGTGAATCAGAAGCTGCTTAAGAGGGTCACGCAGCAGGGAAACTTCCCCGGAGCTCAGTGA